The Theobroma cacao cultivar B97-61/B2 chromosome 1, Criollo_cocoa_genome_V2, whole genome shotgun sequence genome contains the following window.
cttatgaaaaataatagcttttaaaattaagttaaaattatttagtaaaaaattttttataattttttttataagttataattttagttaaaattatcataaaggGGTATTTTTTTAGAgggtaatattgtaattatatttaacaaatgaggatatttttgaaacaaaaataaaaattctcttatatttttaaaagaagagaagaaaaaactcCCCACAAGAGCTTTTTCAAAAGCTcgttttttcaaaattttatttttttaaaaaaagttactttttttaagagctttttaaaatttatgtttgacctaacttttacttttaagaggtagataaactgaaaaaaaaaactatgccaaataagagcttatttatatcttaaaagcaaaagctaggccaaatatgattttttgagaaacttttaaaaaaaagtaattttttttaaaacaaaattaaaaaaaaaacttaaaaaaaagtttcaagaaagagctttttcttttattcttttaaaaatatataagagaatttttatttttattccaaaaatatattcatttattaaaaataattataatattatcttttttaaaaaatactttttataataattttaataaaaaatataatttataaaaaaaacttacaaaaaaaatttatcaaacaattttaacttaattttaaaagttattattttttataataatttttaaattaaaaaaatcaaactaaataagttcTAAATCAATAAAGTGATTGAATTATTTACGGAAGCTTAGCTGTCTTTAACTTTGGGTTAGGAGTTGAGCAGAAACGTGCACAAGttcgttccttggcattgctGGCAAACTTCGTTAATTAGTAATTACTGAGCGCTTTCATGCTTCAGTGAGTATTGGCCGGCTATGCTTGTACTGTTCGggcaacctttttcttttatttaaaaaaaaaagaaaaggaaaagaggaaaaaagcGAGTTTGTTGTCCAAATAACAACGAATTGTCAACTTGAAAATGCAATCACAATTGATTGTAAAagtattttttcatttttaaaattattatttaaaataaaaaaattatgatatttatatatatatatatatatgcgcGTTATTTACCTAATATTATATTGCTGAATTGATAATAGATTCACAGATAGAAGACATTGATTGGTATTGATAAGAAAGGCAGATTCTGAGTAAAGTTGATCTGGAAACAAAAATCATGTGAAATGCTGCGTCAGTTTTGATTAGCAATCCAATCAAGGCCACCGCCGAGATGTGGACTACTCAGCCACctcaattaataatattactaTCCCATTTTTCCTTTAGAGGGCGGGACCAAACCATAGACTCACAATCGTCTTAGGccatttcctttttcctccataaaatatgaaaatatcaCATAACGAAAATTGGCAAGACTGAAATTAGAAAATGCTCCCCAAAAACTTGCAGCAGAGAGTCACcaaatctttcttttcctccGTGCATTTTGGTTGAGGAAATTGCGGGGTCCAGTCCAGCCCCTTTGAAATCTTGTCTTCGTGTAAAGTCCCCAAGCGCTAAGGGCAAGTGTCCAGTGCTTATCCACCTGGAAAGATTGGGAGAAAGTTTCTTTCTCGTGGGGCACACACCCCCAAAGCCACAGAAACAGAAGTAGCCGACAATACCCCTTGGTTATTCTCAAAATTGCTTAGGAGCCATCGGCCAAAACAAAAGCAACGCCGCAGACAGAAAGGGACGTGAAAATAATCTCAAGAAGGATGGCCTGTCGTTTACAAAAACAATGGTAACGCCCATGGAATTCTCGGCTGCCTTTCAGCCTTTGAGCGATTAAGATTTGCTTGAAAACTTGACGTATTGAAAATAGTCATGAACTCCTGATCCTAACTTTTCTTGTCATGTTTATCCTTAGTTACAGATAAGCAGCTCTTGGTAGTTCAATTTCCTTCACTTCTCTCACCTGAATAATTTGACTTTGTAATctcttttcatatattttcgttaaaaaaaataatcaatcgTGTTAATTAACTGAATTTGAGTTTTCCAATAATGCTTAAAACTTTTGATTTCCCAAATTAGTTAGTACTAAGCTTTATCCAAAGAAACCACCCAAATTTCGTGCTATAATTATTCCAAtaatcttgaaaattcacatccttaattttatcattttttttcttaaaaaaaaagggagaattCACTTTATCTTTAACTCTTTCATATGctcttatttaattattggtgGTTCATTGTTGGGTGTATTGAGTTTCCCTCCGGATATGGCTCACGCAGTTGTAACAACCAACCATGAAGCATATGATTACTAACTCAAAGCCTTTTAAAAGACGGATGAATGCTTGAGCTTAACTTATTAAAGTGTAGATGACGGAATAGGCAATATTATAAATTGGTTGACTTAATACccttaataattaattattcacattaataaaaattaattaaaaattataattcaacttattaatgtaatttttttctctcaacgaaaaaaaaaaaaaaaggcacaACTGTATAAGTATTACGTAAccagataaaaaaaaaattcatgaagaGACTGATATTCGTTGTCAACTCCAAATTCCAAAGTAAAGAAGTTAATAAAACCCCAATTTAATCGTGTTTTTATCCAATCATGTCTGAGGAGCATTGTGTGGACTTTTGGCTTTGTATTTTGCTTGACGTATCGGCTAATTAAGAGTTAAGTGGCTGGCCAATCAAGTGTACAGTTTTTgccaaaacttcaaatcaaacagACTGGGTCTGACAGTGGTCATGATGAATCATGATGTTCCTACAATTCCATACGCTCTTTTTCCCCATTTGTTTACTGAGTATTCCTGTTTGGAGACTGATCTAGGTATGGAATCAAAATGTCCGAATTTTTAGCACAAACTGGTGCGGTGCATATACAAAGTTTGACTCTAGGATCTAGGTATATGGACGGTTGTGAATCCATTCCAAGTCTATTCTGAGCAATTTCTCATCATTAtgacttaaaaaattttcagtgGTAGTAAcagctttttttattttatgaagtGGTCCGAAAGGACGCATAATTTGAGTGGAAGAGCCACTAGGTGTTGTCGACTACTTAATTGCcttgttcaattttcaaaGTGGGAATAGcaacatattttatttcaagacTAATCTTGTAGTTGTAGCACCTAATACTACAAATGTTTCAGTCCCACAGTTACAGTGATAGTGTCAAGATTTCGtgtttgaaaaataataaaaaatgaattggTCATGAAACAATGGgatttaagaaataattttatgacaataaattttatttaatttctaactttattaaaattaattattaactaaTTGCTGTTAAACATCTCATCAAACCAAAAGattattataaaatcaaacttctaaaattctaaaaaatataaaactatattgtaaaattttaaaattttattgaaacgGGGCACGGACCCCTGCTAGTCTCCCACTCTCTCTGTTAGTACAGGGCCAGATTCCTAATCTACCACACTTGATTTAAAAGTGTTATTTTAGATAGTAATGCAATTCTTCATTTGTTTGCTTGTAATCCTTTACAAATTATGTAGTGGTAATGAGAAACAATGATCTAAGTCAGttcaattcaactccaaatcttcaaaaagTCTTGATGTCCTTACCAACAAAATTTCCCTCCATGAATAAAaaggatttgatttttatatatttttttattttttaatagattatttattttgtcataGAGTGTAACATCATTTATTGGGTACCACTAACTCAAATGTGGAATTCATTACTAAGAAGTTCAAGTATATGTAATTCTTGTTgtcaaagaaatttaaagtctatttcaatttttttgtagtgCATCTTATTGTTAtacctaaaagaaaaaaatctttaaaattgaattaccACAAACGagtataaatattaattttttaatttttatctaatttatcTCAACAACCATGACATATCTGACTAattatttcaatcataattaacaaatattatatacataaaaaataagttaaaaataaataagaatcacataattatcatatcaaataataaattgagaaatatcaaataataaagagcgtttttaaaacaaaaaaatataaaaaaaaaatacttgaatacagttttaaattttttattttttttccctttatttTAGTTAGAACAAAAAAAACCCTACAAGGATGATTTCTAGAAAGAGGCAGAGAAGAGGGAGATGGAGAGAGGAAGGagttttttttgaaaaaaaaatagctttgttttttttttttaaaaaaaagaaaaagttccTGTTAggagtttttttaaaaattttatttttttaagagtttctcataaaatactGTTTGATCTAATTTTTGGCAAGTGTTAAGCCAAACAgatattatacatatataaatatatatattatagatatGGGGAGGTAGATTTGAGCTTAAAGGTTTCTTTCCACCAGTAGGATCAACCTTTATGCTGTTATCTGGTGATATCTTTGCTTGATTAAGGCTTTTCCCCAAGAAGGAATCCATCACCTCTTTTTGCTGGGAAGCCCATTAATTTCGGCTGGTTTTCCTATCGAATAGGCTAAAAGAGGGCCCATAATTTTGAGCTGGAAGAAGACCAAACATACGCCGTTCTCATACTCGCTCCAACGTAAGAACACGTGACGCATCCCAGGTGGCCAAATTGGTATTCCCAGACAAAACATCACATGAAACCcaaaatctaaaattataaattgagTGGAAATTTGAACGCCAATTAATGGAATAAAAAAACATCACTTCtctgatttttaatttttaaaataaataattcattttaaaagaatattataCATAAGTCAAACTTTAGCTCATaactaatatttcaattagtttgatgatttgataatattaaaaaataattttattttttattaattttaaaaattattatattatataaatttttattttttattttttattaaaaaacccAAATTTGGGGTTCCTTGAGAAATTCGATCAAATTTGAGCCAATTTTGGTCATgggtaaaaaataatattttaaacattttaatttaaaattaatatcgcttgtttaattgtttgaggttaaatatttattttataaattaaggAATTTATATGTAGTTATGATTAGGAGTAACGAGAATAGagtattttaaaacaaatgcCCAATGATTTGTCATTCATTGCCTCTACACGTAGGGATAGGCACCAAATCCTACTCGGTGTATCGTGTCTTCTAGCTATATCTTCTACGCTATTTTAACACGCTTAAGCTTGACGCGactgtttttctttcttctcccctATAAATACCGCTTCTCGTCCCTCTTCCTCGTTCATTCAAGACTAAGTCAAAACTCAAACCCAAAAGGGAACAGAAAGGAAAACCCTGTAATTTCGAGAAAGAACTAGAGAGCTGCAATGGCGACGTCGGAGAAGCAAGCCATGGTGGTTGGGATCGACGATAGCGAGCATAGCAAGTACGCGCTGGAATGGACGCTCGATCACTTCTTTGCTCCTTTCGCTTCCAATCCTCCTTTCAAGCTCTTCGTCGTTCACGCGAAGCCTACTGCTTCTTCTGCTGTTGGTCTAGCTGGACCTGGTATGTGAGCGTGCTCTGATTTTTTTGGAGTGTTTTCCTTAATGTGCAGTAGTTGTAATTTTGTTATCGACTTATTATTTAAGGAGCTGCTGACGTACTGCCGTATGTGGATGCGGATTTGAGGAAGATAGCTGCCAGGGTTGTAGAGAAAGCTAAGGAACTCTGCCTTGGTAAATCGGTATATAATCGATTATCATTTTTGCTAATTGTTAGTTTTCTGATATAGGAACTACGGAACAGAACAATAGCAGTTGGTAGATGATTGTAGATGTTTTGAGGTTAGACCTATAAATTGAAGgtcaacaaagtttattttgGACAATGATAGTATTTGATATTAACCTGAGttggttgaaaattttatgatattaGTCAATTCATTGATATAACTCTATGACTCCTATATCAAGTCAATGAGAAACTTTGCAATTTCTCTCAGTAATTTATTGGATGGTCAAGGTCCAGATTTCAAACCACCTTTTTAGCCTAATCGAAATGAAACCCCACCAAAAAAAAGTATCAGCTCTACTACACACTTCTTCACCACCTAGAATGTGAAGTATAGTCACTGTGGTAGATATGCCTCTCCTAGCAGCCTCTCTAATTGTATCAGGTTTTATGCAGGTGAATGATGCTGTAGTTGAAGTGGTAGAAGGTGATGCTAGGAATGTTCTTTGCGAGGCTGTAGAAAAACACCATGCCTCAATGCTTGTTGTTGGCAGCCATGGTTATGGAGCTATAAAGAGGTAAAAATGTAGTTTTGGAACTTCATGATGAGCCATTTAATCTTTGCTTTCTCTTTAAGAAAACATTATAGTCTATCAAGTTTCAAAATGACTAAATGAATCATTACTTCcagaaaattgatatttagCTTGGTTTGTTGGGAGAAACTTTCAAGTATGCTAATATTACTACatatgagattttttttatttttgttaatttttggttTAAAGGGTGGGCTAGGCGATAGGAGGTTGTCGTGTTACCCCTTTTCCCTCTTCCATTTACACGAGTTTGAAACTAAGACTTCTTCCACACTTTGCATCCTGCAAGGGGCATGTGCCCTTGCTCAACAAGCCCAGCGGCAAACTTGAGCATCTTGTTTAGTGTTAGCCCTAGCCCGTTGACCTTGTTTACAATCATGATATATCAGTGTTTGCAGAGAAGCCCTGCTATATGATCTTGCAGATTATAAATTGGCTTTATATTCTCGCTATTGCAGTTCCTCTCATTGAATCTTCTCATACACTATGAAGACTTCTTcccaaaaatttaatttcgtTTTCTTGGCCACATGCATGAATAAACATTCTAAGACAAACAGACATCTCTAATTTTTCACCTTTggcaatttaaatttatttcactACAGCTTTTAACAAAATACTACATATTCTCTTTCAGGGCTGTTCTTGGCAGTGTGAGTGATTATTGTGCTCATCATGCTCACTGCTCTGTGATGATTGTGAAGAGGCCTAAGATCAAACATTAATCCATGTATGAGCCTCTAAAGAAAGTATCGAACAGCAGTGGTTACAGCTTTTTATTAGTTACCTAATAAGTATGACGGTGCACACTGTACCGCCAATTATGCTAAACATCTTGTATTGGTATAAATAAGcacattttttatattggTATGCATCTGATGTCTTCTTTTTACCATATTTTAATTGTGCCTGTGCAAGTGTAACTCTAAATATTTTCTGCGTAATCTGTCATGGTGATGCAAGTgctcaaataattttttatcagTGGTTTATCCTGCTCCATGATAAGCCAGCTTGAAGTAAAATAAAGGACTAAACTTGTGAAAGGTTCATTTTCGttgttcctttttctcttcatagTATTGCAGGTACTCTTATGCAGAGAACTCTGGACCGCTATTGCTGGATTTAAGCTTGGGTTTGTCATGGATATTTGAGTATTTTAAACTACCTTGTTTGAGTTCTATTGGTACCGTCATTTACAATTACTTTTGGTGGTATTTAGTTCTATAAAATTGGAAAGGGCTATTCATCATCTCCGGTTGGACATCATTGCAATAGTTATTTTGACTTTGAGGTTGTTTGGTACATGCATCCAATACAATAGATATGTGCAGGTATAAAAGACCAAGTCATTCAAATAGATTCAGTCAGGGACAGTGATTGTTAAGCAAACGTTATAACAAAGCCTAGGGGTCAAAGGATATGGAATAGACAAGTTGAGGGAGCCAAATGAGGAATTGATTGCATTCAAAACAGAATAGAGGTTGCAAGTTGTGATATATTGTTCCTCCAGTGCATCCGTAGCATGTTGGAGAGAGCCCCTAAGGAGTGGTGAGCCAATGGTTAATGATCTGGGGAAGTAGAATGGGGTGTTGCCTGTACTGGCGAGCATTTCCCTAGGCTCTGATAGGCATGTGAGAACTATATGAGTACAGAAGAAGTTCATTTATTACCTGGATCAGAACGGAACAGAAATCAGAGGGTTTAAAAGCATTTGGTCGATTTTACTGGTACGCTGAGTTTTATGAAGCGATATGTAGCAGATAAGGACTATGGATTTGGCAACCAATAGGAATTTGTCGTGATTAGTAGAAACTGACTTACAGCTATCCACAAATGACAGGTTACACAGCTCTTTTGAGTTGATAGCCTGGCATGGGACTAACTGTTACGAGGGCAGAGTTAGTCCATTTTTATTAGAGGATATGAGacagataaataaaaaaaaataaaggttaaaatttttaaaattaatatattgaatttaatcaataattaaaaaattattaataagaaaaatttatataacgtataaatcaagaaaaaaagatttataataatttttttaaaaaattatgttcgattatattttttgaatttaaatttatcaattaaaaattatatattgaaaaaaatttatttctttaagattGAGTGTTAGACTTTTTaattcatattatttttattcatgaGTTGAAGTATTGAGACTTAACGGCTCAAATGTAAGAGAATCATTTGGAcaatttgtatatattttttaaaaaaatttgttaaatgttttcaaCTTATTCAT
Protein-coding sequences here:
- the LOC18613550 gene encoding universal stress protein PHOS34, with translation MATSEKQAMVVGIDDSEHSKYALEWTLDHFFAPFASNPPFKLFVVHAKPTASSAVGLAGPGAADVLPYVDADLRKIAARVVEKAKELCLGKSVNDAVVEVVEGDARNVLCEAVEKHHASMLVVGSHGYGAIKRAVLGSVSDYCAHHAHCSVMIVKRPKIKH